The Salvelinus namaycush isolate Seneca chromosome 37, SaNama_1.0, whole genome shotgun sequence sequence CCCTCCTGGTCTGGAGTCTGATGTACTCATGTTCCCCTGCACAGgagttgcatgcatcaaccaatggttgtgtgccacgtcatcgactgtgccgtcgcaccagattgctataacatgtgATGTGGTTAGGCTGATacataaaatacctatccaggtgtTATAAGATCTGGCATGAGTCAGCAATGTCTGAGCAGAGGACTGGTCAATATCCCTTCCTGTATTCCTCACATAGGTGGAGATCTGCGTTGGAGGGCAAGGTCAGCAACCAACGAGGAGGCTCCCtgtgtggagaggggtggcagcCTCCATGAAGGGGCGGAGTTAAATACTACTCTGGCTCTGAGGGCTGAGCTAGATAACGTGGCAGGGGCAGAGTTTAACTCCCAGAAGGCCGTGCAGGAGCAACTACAGAAGTCAGACAGAACCAAGAACAGCATCAGCGCTCGGGCTACAGAGGGtagcacacagaaacacacacatgcagacataaacacacacacacagaaacacacacatgcagacataaacacacacacacagaaacacacacatgcagacataaacacacacacacagaaacacacacatgcagacataaacacacacatgcagacataaacacacacatacacatgcagacataaacacacacacatgcagacataaacacacacatgcagacataaacacacacatgcacacacagaaacatacacacatgcagacataaacacacacagaaacatacacatgcagacataaacacacacagaaacatacacatgcagacataaacacacacagaaacatacacatgcagacataaacacacacagaaacatacacatgcagacataaacacacacagaaacatacacatgcagacataaacacacacagaaacatacacatgcagacataaacacacacagaaacatacacatgcagacataaacacacacagaaacatacacatgcagacataaacacacaccacacactaactgagtgtatgtccTGTCTTTGTCTATAGGGGTGAACGTCCCTCCATCCCAGCACCTCTACAGGGCATTGGTCAGTGtgaatgtggaggaggaggagctctTCAGCCAGGCTCTACGTGACAGGCTTCAGCTGGTCTCGCCCACATGCAGCCATGGCAACAAGGCAGGTCCCTCTCACTGACCCCATCAGATTacatttacgtgtgtgtgtgtgtgtgtgtgtgtgtgtgtgtgtaagtaaagTAATATGTAAATAAAGGTGTGTGTAGAGCGAAAACACTCATGACCTGCAACTAGTCCATAACTGTATTTGtaatccgtgtgtgtgtgagcagaaaGAGGACAGTCCTGACCTGCAGGTTTTCTTCAGGGGGGATCTGCTGAGAGAGAAGCCCCTCCTACCAGGGGAGGAGATTACCATACCACGCCCCCAGCCCATCCCACGCCCCGCAGACACAACCTTCGACCTCTACCACAGACACACATGCTGGGAGGCTGGACCCTGACACACTTACTCTGAACCTCTAGACTGAAAGGCCCTGTCCCAAAACTTAAGAAAAACATGATCCCTTCTTTCCCTCCCTACCTCCGTCATTCTCAGATATAAATATTGTATTTTAAACTAATTTAAGATATTAAAGGAATGAACCTGTATCATGTTGATGAGCGATCTTTACTGCTTGCGTGTGTGCTTGAGCCTTCGTTTGTGCTTGCTTGCATGCGTGTATGAGTTGTGGGcgagggagggcgagggaggaggtagtggtggtagagggatgaagaggtgggggagagatTGTCCAGGGATCAAAGATGGCTGCGAGGTGAGTACACAGCTTCAATTCacacagggaaatgcttacttaccggccctaaccaacagtgccatttttaagtaaaaaataggtattaggtgaacaatagataagtaaagacaatagtaaaaagacagtgaaaaaacagtagcgaggctataactcATGCATGtaatgttaactgactgatattctatgtataagatctcctaaacctgtgttaacctcagaccctATTTCCTGCGTTTATCCCAAAACGCTATTCTTTCCCCATTTCCCATCTCTAACCAGAGGTTAGAGTGTGCTTATTAtgtagtgttggtgtgtgtaACACATTGGTGTAACGGAGTTTTGTGTTGGTGTGTGATTGTTAACATCGAGCAAGTCCTTTCCCTACCACAGGATAGACATGTTTGTGTTTCAGTGGTGGGAACAATTCTATAATTTTGTGAAAATGGTACTTCATCTCCCAGATTAACtcaattgaaatggaattgagcccAAATCACCTAGATATGTTGttttatatctcctagatgtgttgtgtttatatctcctagatgttttatatctcctagatgtgttgtgttttatatctcctagatgtgttttatatctcctagatgtgttttatatctcctagatgtgttttatatctcctagatgtgttgtgttttatatctcctagatgtgttgtgttttatatctcctagatgttttatatctcctagatgtgttttatatctcctagatgtgttgtgttttatatctcctagatgtTTTATAACTCCTAGATGTGttttatatctcctagatgttttatatctcctagatgtgttgtgttttatatctcctagatgtTTTATAACTCCTAGATGTGttttatatctcctagatgtTTTATAACTCCTAGATGTGTTGTGttttatatctcctagatgtTTTATAACTCCTAGATGTGttttatatctcctagatgtTTTATAACTCCTAGATGTGttttatatctcctagatgtgttgtgttttatatctcctagatgttttatatctcctagatgtGTTGTGTTTATATCTCCTAGATGTGTTGTGTTTGATATCTCCTAGATGttttatatctcctagatgtgttgtgttttatatctcctagatgttttatatctcctagatgtGTTTTGttttatatctcctagatgttttatatctcctagatgtgttgtgttttatatctcctagatgtgttttatatctcctagatgttttatatctcctagatgtgttttatatctcctagatgtgttttatatctcctagatgttttatatctcctagatgtgttttatatctcctagatgttttatatctcctagatgtgttgtgttttatatctcctagatgttttatatctcctagatgtTTTATAACTCCTAGATGTGttttatatctcctagatgtgttgtgttttatatctcctagatgttttatatctcctagatgtGTTGTGTTTGATATCTCCTAGATGttttatatctcctagatgtgttgtgttttatatctcctagatgtgttttatatctcctagatgtgttgtgttttatatctcctagatgtgttgtgttttatatctcctagatgttttatatctcctagatgtGTTGTGTTTGATATCTCCTAGATGttttatatctcctagatgtgttgtgttttatatctcctagatgtGTTTGATATCTCCTAGATGTGTTGTGTTTATATCTCCTAGATGTTTTATAACTCCTAGATGTGttttatatctcctagatgtGTTGTGTTTTATATGCTCCTAGATGTGTTTTTATATATCCGAGATGTGTTGTGTTTTTATATCTCCTAGATTGTGTTTGTATAACTCTAGATTGTTTATATCTCCTAagatgtgtgtgttttatatcTCCTAGAGTGTTTTATATCTCCTAGAGTTTGTGTTTTATATCTTCTAGAGTGTTTATATCTCCTAGATGTGTTGTGTTTTATATACTCCAAGTTATGAGATGTGTTTGTTTATAACTATGTTTTTACTCCTAGATGTGTTTTATATTCCTAGATGTGTTTATACTCCTAGATGTTTGTGttttatatctc is a genomic window containing:
- the LOC120031347 gene encoding protein phosphatase 1 regulatory subunit 35-like, with protein sequence MTRVGPLQQHPLAGCSDPDIRLVPLPAPVPLVPASLLRCPELDLSLPLSPDPPRPNPASLLRGRSHRQVRFASEEPVVVTVIAEPSKDPPPWHCPGHSSSYSKGKILHGGDLRWRARSATNEEAPCVERGGSLHEGAELNTTLALRAELDNVAGAEFNSQKAVQEQLQKSDRTKNSISARATEGVNVPPSQHLYRALVSVNVEEEELFSQALRDRLQLVSPTCSHGNKKEDSPDLQVFFRGDLLREKPLLPGEEITIPRPQPIPRPADTTFDLYHRHTCWEAGP